A single window of Raphanus sativus cultivar WK10039 unplaced genomic scaffold, ASM80110v3 Scaffold3783, whole genome shotgun sequence DNA harbors:
- the LOC130506917 gene encoding uncharacterized protein LOC130506917 — protein MNIYIKTMADDDDKEVVAQACLSIADIMKDYGYAAIQNYLSPLVDATLLLLTEKAACQQVEDESDDDDDVGHDEVLMDAVSDLLPAFAKCMGSHFEPVFAKLFEPLMKFAKARRPDQDRTMVVACLAEVAQDMGAPISAYVDRIMPLVLKELGSTHATNKRNAAFCVGELCKNGGETALKYFGDVLRGLNPLFGESETDLAVRDNAAGATARMILVHPELVPLNQVLPVLLRGLPLKEDQEESMAVYSCIYSLVLASNPQIIPHVPDLVRIFGQVVESPVEKVEVKAIVGRTFSHLISVYGDQLHPFISGLPPSQANALAAFASSTV, from the exons atgaatatttatatcaaaaccATGGCTGATGATGACGATAAGGAGGTTGTTGCTCAGGCTTGCTTGAGCATTGCAGACATCATGAAGGATTATGGTTACGCAGCCATTCAAAATT ATCTATCGCCCCTTGTTGATGCGACATTGCTACTGCTGACGGAGAAAGCAGCTTGCCAGCAAGTAGAAGACgagagtgatgatgatgatgatgttggaCATGATGAGGTCCTCATGGATGCAGTTTCTGACCTCCTCCCCGCCTTTGCTAAGTGTATGGGGTCTCATTTCGAACCCGTCTTTGCAAAACTCTTTGAGCCGTTGATGAAATTTGCG AAAGCTAGACGTCCCGACCAGGACAGGACAATGGTTGTTGCTTGTCTTGCCGAAGTTGCTCAAGACATGGGTGCTCCAATCTCTGCCTATGTCGAT AGGATAATGCCTTTGGTGCTCAAAGAAttgggatcaactcatgcaacCAATAAAAGAAATGCAGCTTTCTGTGTTGGAGAGCTATGCAAAAACGGGGGTGAAACTGCTCTCAA ATATTTCGGTGATGTGCTACGTGGACTTAACCCGCTTTTTGGGGAGTCAGAAACAGACCTCGCTGTTAGGGATAATGCAGCAGGTGCTACGGCGAGGATGATTCTTGTTCATCCTGAATTAGTCCCACTAAATCAA GTACTTCCAGTTTTGTTAAGAGGTCTACCTCTAAAGGAAGATCAAGAGGAGTCCATGGCTGTATACAGTTGTATATACTCGCTTGTTTTAGCATCCAATCCACAG ATAATACCTCATGTACCGGACCTGGTAAGAATATTTGGGCAAGTGGTGGAGTCGCCAGTGGAGAAAGTTGAAGTGAAAGCAATAGTAGGCAGAACTTTCTCCCACCTGATATCGGTTTATGGGGATCAGTTGCATCCTTTCATAAGTGGTCTACCTCCTTCTCAAGCTAACGCTCTTGCTGCGTTTGCTTCTTCTACTGTTTGA